Proteins encoded by one window of Actinomycetota bacterium:
- a CDS encoding V-type ATP synthase subunit B (produces ATP from ADP in the presence of a proton gradient across the membrane; the B subunit is part of the catalytic core of the ATP synthase complex) codes for MTREYTTTRDIVGPLLLVEDVAGVTYGELVELAYPDGTTSLGNVLEVDGDTALVQAFQGTRGANPSQTRVRFLGRVLEIGVSRDMLGRVFDGLGRPRDGGPEIIP; via the coding sequence GTGACGCGCGAGTACACCACCACCCGCGACATCGTCGGGCCACTGCTGCTCGTGGAGGACGTCGCCGGCGTCACCTACGGCGAACTCGTCGAGCTCGCGTACCCGGACGGCACGACGTCGCTCGGCAACGTGCTCGAGGTCGACGGCGACACGGCGCTCGTGCAGGCGTTCCAGGGCACGCGCGGCGCGAACCCCTCGCAGACCCGCGTGCGCTTCCTCGGCCGCGTGCTGGAGATCGGCGTGTCGCGCGACATGCTCGGCCGCGTGTTCGATGGCCTCGGCCGGCCGCGCGACGGCGGTCCCGAGATCATCCCC